The Thermoanaerobaculia bacterium DNA window ACGCGACTCGACCCAGGCCGCGAAGGTCGGCGTGTCGGTGCGGAGCGCCTCGAGGGTCGTGCGTTCCGCGGCGGGCACGTCCGAGGCCATTCGGAGGGAGCGGATCGGGACGAACTGCGAGGGCTTGTCGTAGAAACCGAGCGGGCCCGAGCCGCGGGGGAGCGTCGAGAGCAGCTCGATCCCCTGCACGACCCGGCCGACGACCGTGATGTTGCGGTCGAGGTGGCGCGGCGCGTTCCCGATCACGACGTAGAGCTCGCTTCCGTTGCCGCTCCGGGGGTCGTCCCCGCGGCCGACGCCGACCATTCCGTAGCAGTGCGCGAGCCAGGCCTCTCCCGTCTTCGGATCGCGGCCGGCCGGGAATCCGTCGGAGAACCCCGCTTCCGGAGCGTAGCCGTCGGGTCCGGCGAGCGGAGTGAACGGAATCGGCGCTCCTCCGGACTTCGTGAGCTCGCCCGGGAGCTCCGCCCTGGCGGAACCGAGGGATCGCGCTTTCGCCTTGTCGTCGCCGTTCGGGTCGCCCCACTGGACGACGTAGTTGTCCTGGGAGCGCACGATCGCGAGCCCGTCGAAATATTTCTCGCGGACGAGCTTCACGATGTTGGCGAAATGCTCGGGAGCGAAGGCCGGGGCGAGCTCGATCACGACCCGCCCGGAGGCCAGCTCGAGGTAGAGCGTGTTCTCCGGCGGGATCGGCCGCCAGTCGGAAGGCTTCGAGGCGGCGAGGACGTCGGCGCTCGTCGGAGCGGCGGGTTTCGCGGCGGGCGCCGGCGGGGCCGGGGGCGGCGGGGCGCTCGGCGCGGCTCCCAGAGCGGCGGCCGCGAAGAAGGTCAGGGTGCCGGCAAGTCGCATCATCGCACTCGATCCACCTCGAAAAGCGTCGAAAGGAGCCGGATGTACGTGTAGGCGTACGCCCGGCCGTCGGGCGTCGGGAAGATGCGCAGCAGCGTGTTCACGCCGGCGGGATCGGGCGCGGAAATCTCTTTCCACAGCTCTCGCCGGCCACTCTCGACGTCGACCTTGAAGACCTGGAGCCGGGACCCGAGGGAATGCGTGACGTAGAGCACGCGGCCGTCGGGCGTCCACTGCATCGGCGCCTCGCGCGGCTCCGTTCCCGGGACCGGCCGCGGCGCTCCGCCGTCGACCGGAAAGACCGTCGGTCGCCCGTCGCGGCCGAGCGCCGCGATCCACTTTCCGTCCGGAGAGGGCGTGAGCACGGTGGTGAACGCGACGCCTTCCGGAGAGATCGCGCGCGGCGCGCCGGCGGGAACTTCCCGGATGAAGATCTTTCTCCCTTTACCCGGCTCGACGCCCAGGAAGACGAGGCGCTTCCCGTCGGGCAGAAATTGCGGAAAGGCGCAGTTCATGGTTCCGCACGGCATCACGACCGGCTGGCCGGCCCCGGTGGGGAAGAGAACGAGCTGCGTGCCGTCGTTGTTGCCGGAAGCGAGCCACTTTCCGTCGGGCGAGAGGCCGCCGGCCGAACCGGCGCCGAGGCGCAGGGCGGGCGATCCGTCCGTCTTGCGGATGAACACGGCCCCGTCTTCGCCGCCTCCCTCGCCCGACTCGTCCATGGAGATCAGCGAGCCGTCCGGCGTGATGAAGCGCACCTGGCCGTAGTCGAGGTTCGAAAGATCGCGTTCTTTCGTCTGGCCCGGGCCGAGCGCCGAGATCTCGGCGCGCCAGTCGTCCTCGGAAGCGAGCATGCGGCCGTCGCGGGAGACGTCGAGCATCCGGACGGAGCCGGGAGTCGGAAGCAGCAGCTGCTCTTTCCCCGAAAGCGTGAACTGGTAGACCTTCGACGCCGATCCGAACCGCGTTCCGGTCGCGTAGATCCCCCGGCCGCCCGGCATCCAGGCCAGGCCCTCGGCGCTCTCCCACCCGCCCGCGAGATCTCTCTTCTTGCCCGAGAGATCCATCACCGACACGGTTCCTCCGTCGCTCGACGCGGGATGATCGAGGAACGCGAGCAGCTTCCCGTCGGGCGAGAACCGGATATGGCTCACCCAGCCTCCGGTCTCGTAGAGGACCTTGCCGATCGGATATTCGACGCGCGTCTTGCCGCCGACGATGTGAACGACGGCGAGCTCGGATCCGTCCGGCGCCCAGTCGGCGAACGCCACGTCGTCGAGAACCTCGCGGGGCAGGCCCCCGGAGAGCGGGACGCGGGCGAGCGTTCCGGCGGAGTAGAGGGAATTCACCGGCTGCATGTGCAGGCCGACGGCGAGCTCGTTCGATGTCGAGATCGCGATGAGCGTGGCGTCGGGGACGTCGAGCGGACTCGAGCCGGGATTGGTCAGATGGGTCGAAAAGAGCTTCGACGGGTTGCCGTTCCAGGCCGCGCTGTAGACGATCGTCTGGCCGTCCGCCGCGAAGCGGGCGCCGGTGATCGTGCCGCGGGAGAACGTCAGGCGGTGGAACGCGAACGGCGTGGGCCGCGAGAGGCGCCGCGTCACGAGCACCGCCGCCGGGATCGCGAGCGCGAGGACGGCGATGAGGGCGTTGCGCCCGACGGCCGCGCGGACGCGTCCCGCGGGATGCGACGCCGCCGACGACGCCGAGCCCTGGGCGAACGCCTCGAGATCGAACGCGATGTCGCCCGCCGATCCGAACCGGCGCTCCGGGTTCTTCTCGAGGCAGTGCCGCACGATCCGGTCGAGCGCGGGCGAGACGTTGCGGCCCGTTTCCGCGAGCTCGGGCGGTTCCTGGTTCAGGATGGCGGAGGTCGTGTCGGCCGCCGTGTCGCGCTTGAACGCCGGCCGGCCCGAGAGCATCTCGTAGAGGATCGCGCCGAAGCTGAAAATGTCGGTCCGCTGGTCCGTCTCGCGGCCCCGCACCTGTTCCGGAGACATGTACCCGACCGTGCCCATGACGGTTCCCGGATCGGTCAGATTCGAGGCGGTCGCCGCCGCGGAGACGTCGGACGGAACGGCCACCCTCTTGGCGAGGCCGAAGTCCAGGATCTTGACCCGGCCGTCGCGCGTCACGAAGACGTTGTCGGGCTTCAAGTCCCGGTGGACGATTCCCTTCTCGTGGGCCGCCGCGAGGCCGCGCGCGATCTGGATGGCGTAGTCGACCGCCCGGCGGGAAGGGAGCGGACCGGCTTCGATCTCCTCCCGGAGCGACCTCCCTTCGAGCAGCTCCGTGACGGCGTAGACATCCGCGCCCTCGCGGGCGAAGTCGAAGATGCCGAGAATGTTCGGGTGCGAAAGCGCCGCGACGGCGCGGGCCTCGCGTTCGAAGCGGGCGAGGGCGTCGGAGTCCTGCGTGAATCGCTCCGGGAGCACCTTGATCGCGACGTCGCGGTTCAGCCGCGAGTCGCGGGCCCGGTAGACTTCGCCCATTCCGCCCGCCCCCAGCGGGGCGAGGATCTCGTAGGGCCCGAGTTTTGCGCCGGCTCGCAGACTCATCGATTCAACTTTCGAATTTCCCGGTGGCGGCAGGATACCAGAAGGCCGCGCCGGCGGGATGGCGCCGTTTCCACTCCTCGCAGAACCGGATGCGGTGCTCGAGCGACGGGTGAGTGTAGAACCACAGCTCGATGATCCGCGGCGGATCGTATTCCGACAGGTCGTGCGTGTTGAATTTCGCGAACCCCGCGGCGAGAGCGTCGGGATCGCGCACG harbors:
- a CDS encoding protein kinase encodes the protein MSLRAGAKLGPYEILAPLGAGGMGEVYRARDSRLNRDVAIKVLPERFTQDSDALARFEREARAVAALSHPNILGIFDFAREGADVYAVTELLEGRSLREEIEAGPLPSRRAVDYAIQIARGLAAAHEKGIVHRDLKPDNVFVTRDGRVKILDFGLAKRVAVPSDVSAAATASNLTDPGTVMGTVGYMSPEQVRGRETDQRTDIFSFGAILYEMLSGRPAFKRDTAADTTSAILNQEPPELAETGRNVSPALDRIVRHCLEKNPERRFGSAGDIAFDLEAFAQGSASSAASHPAGRVRAAVGRNALIAVLALAIPAAVLVTRRLSRPTPFAFHRLTFSRGTITGARFAADGQTIVYSAAWNGNPSKLFSTHLTNPGSSPLDVPDATLIAISTSNELAVGLHMQPVNSLYSAGTLARVPLSGGLPREVLDDVAFADWAPDGSELAVVHIVGGKTRVEYPIGKVLYETGGWVSHIRFSPDGKLLAFLDHPASSDGGTVSVMDLSGKKRDLAGGWESAEGLAWMPGGRGIYATGTRFGSASKVYQFTLSGKEQLLLPTPGSVRMLDVSRDGRMLASEDDWRAEISALGPGQTKERDLSNLDYGQVRFITPDGSLISMDESGEGGGEDGAVFIRKTDGSPALRLGAGSAGGLSPDGKWLASGNNDGTQLVLFPTGAGQPVVMPCGTMNCAFPQFLPDGKRLVFLGVEPGKGRKIFIREVPAGAPRAISPEGVAFTTVLTPSPDGKWIAALGRDGRPTVFPVDGGAPRPVPGTEPREAPMQWTPDGRVLYVTHSLGSRLQVFKVDVESGRRELWKEISAPDPAGVNTLLRIFPTPDGRAYAYTYIRLLSTLFEVDRVR
- a CDS encoding peptidylprolyl isomerase encodes the protein MMRLAGTLTFFAAAALGAAPSAPPPPAPPAPAAKPAAPTSADVLAASKPSDWRPIPPENTLYLELASGRVVIELAPAFAPEHFANIVKLVREKYFDGLAIVRSQDNYVVQWGDPNGDDKAKARSLGSARAELPGELTKSGGAPIPFTPLAGPDGYAPEAGFSDGFPAGRDPKTGEAWLAHCYGMVGVGRGDDPRSGNGSELYVVIGNAPRHLDRNITVVGRVVQGIELLSTLPRGSGPLGFYDKPSQFVPIRSLRMASDVPAAERTTLEALRTDTPTFAAWVESRRNRRESWFIRPAGYVELCNVPLPVRPVQTGK